One segment of Anatilimnocola aggregata DNA contains the following:
- a CDS encoding universal stress protein — MALKILVPVDFSTGAEQALQLATSLARDHQGELVLLHVEEPPMVYGAGDMYYGIAEPNREELLTMLKKVSIDDSRMIVQRHLVVGLPATAIVEFAANNAIDYIVMPTHGRTGLRRLLMGSVAEEVVRKAPCPVVTVSPKAAKPSEVKEPSPSHT; from the coding sequence ATGGCACTGAAGATTCTTGTTCCTGTTGATTTCTCAACTGGCGCTGAGCAGGCGTTGCAGCTCGCGACCTCGTTAGCTCGCGATCACCAAGGAGAACTCGTGCTACTGCACGTCGAGGAGCCTCCGATGGTGTATGGAGCGGGCGATATGTACTACGGAATCGCAGAGCCGAATCGTGAAGAGTTGCTCACCATGCTCAAGAAGGTTTCAATCGATGATTCGCGAATGATCGTGCAGCGTCACTTAGTCGTTGGTTTACCAGCCACGGCAATCGTCGAGTTCGCTGCCAATAATGCGATCGACTATATCGTCATGCCGACTCATGGCCGAACTGGCTTGCGTCGCCTTCTTATGGGAAGCGTGGCCGAAGAAGTAGTTCGAAAAGCGCCGTGCCCGGTGGTGACGGTTAGCCCCAAGGCTGCAAAACCCAGTGAAGTCAAAGAACCCAGTCCGAGTCACACGTAA
- a CDS encoding PAC2 family protein — protein MATEESKLHNPRLVAVWPGMGHVAISAGYYLMAKLHMDLFTEVAAQDLFDIDAVEIKDVILQAGRFPRSRFFIWHDPNQKHDLIVFIGEAQPPLGKFHFCRSLIELAKGWGVERVLTFAAMATEVGLKERACVFCTASNQGLLESLKPHGLAVLTQGQISGLNGVLLAAAVEAGIEGACLLGEMPHIFAQLPFPKASLAVLQAFEKISGVKIDLGEMERQAEMMNMKLTDLLKHVERENGEDELGEPGGYEEGEFETIPAEEDRLSPVDRERIETLFTESAADRSKAYELKRELDRVGVFAEYEDRFLDLFKKKS, from the coding sequence ATGGCGACGGAGGAAAGCAAATTGCACAATCCCAGGCTCGTCGCGGTTTGGCCCGGAATGGGGCACGTTGCGATCAGTGCCGGCTACTATTTGATGGCCAAACTGCACATGGACCTTTTTACGGAGGTCGCGGCGCAAGATCTGTTTGACATTGATGCGGTCGAGATCAAGGACGTCATTCTCCAAGCGGGCCGTTTCCCGCGGAGCAGATTTTTCATCTGGCATGATCCGAACCAGAAGCACGATCTGATCGTTTTCATTGGCGAGGCCCAACCGCCATTGGGCAAATTCCACTTCTGTCGCAGCCTGATCGAACTGGCCAAAGGCTGGGGCGTGGAACGCGTGCTCACCTTCGCCGCGATGGCGACTGAGGTGGGCTTGAAGGAGCGAGCCTGCGTATTTTGCACGGCCTCAAATCAGGGCTTACTGGAATCGCTCAAGCCGCATGGCCTGGCAGTTTTGACCCAAGGCCAAATCAGCGGACTCAATGGCGTGCTCCTCGCCGCTGCGGTCGAAGCCGGCATCGAGGGGGCGTGTCTGCTGGGAGAAATGCCGCACATCTTCGCCCAGTTGCCCTTCCCCAAGGCTTCGTTGGCCGTACTGCAAGCCTTTGAAAAAATTTCGGGAGTCAAAATCGATTTGGGCGAAATGGAACGCCAAGCCGAAATGATGAACATGAAGCTTACCGATCTCCTCAAGCATGTGGAGCGTGAAAACGGCGAAGATGAACTAGGCGAGCCTGGGGGATACGAAGAAGGCGAGTTCGAAACCATTCCCGCTGAAGAAGATCGACTTAGTCCAGTCGATCGCGAGCGAATCGAAACGCTGTTCACTGAATCGGCGGCGGATCGTTCCAAGGCTTACGAACTGAAACGCGAGCTAGATCGCGTGGGTGTTTTTGCCGAGTATGAAGATCGCTTTTTGGATCTATTCAAAAAGAAAAGCTAG
- a CDS encoding calcium-binding protein, with protein sequence MLLATAAAGDQFVVAETVGFASTPAAIAVQANGSFTAAWESFEEEASGSGFGVFAQRFNADGTPVAPSFQVNTVDDREQSAPAIAVDAAGNHLIVWQSKGQDDVDGDTFGIYGQWYNNAGPLGSEFKINTATSGDQKSPSVAIDGSGKAIVSWQSFGQDGSDWGVYYTRLDAVVGVAPDTTPSGDVLVNDATAGIQQNPTVVAAANGNFVIAWEAIEPLAGDDASLDIYAKAYNAAGGEITLGEQLVNSDQLRDQVTPQAAIDADGDFVVVWVAGGIPGSGSDVFGQRFNELGTRAGQQFRVNNTTSASQVGGVVSMDSAGNFLVGWQSVHQDGFSEGIFGREYDFNGNTLVDEFQVNTVTEGPQSVPSIGMNGTGRAVVTWHGKNEDHESALFAQRFQVPNTDLNLFRVGSETELASFVELEGSRASAAMDLLGNSVVVFESYDEDGDALGVFGQLLDNFGDPLGGAFLVNTEFATGNQGAPAVGRAPNGNFVVAWHSKDQDGSGYGIFAQRYNAAGAQVGSAFQVNTQSIGDQVTPTVAMGDDGRFVIAWQGADQDDDGVGSDIADGTSDIFARRYDSAGSPIGLEFQVNQEEATDQIMPAVTMNAAGKFAIAWVSSHPAATIPEIDPEKSVFVQWYNENGVSTGSEVLAHAYVKDAQESPQIGMDAAGNFVVAWQSINQDGGTWGVYARQFLASKSPVQPTEFQVNQITEGLQRLVGLGVDAAGNFVIAFENTLPGTDDGISTDIYRREYFPNGTANGNENLVNTWSGGPQTLPVVARAATGNYGIFWMGQGFSHIDGVHGRLYDVNLVDDPGEPSRIPVGDQFLVGQTIGFEFGSPAIAVHGDGSFTLAFETFEEDTSGFGIFTQRFDATGNAIPGSRVQVNTTVVDDQSAPAIASDGAGNVLIVWQSKDTSGSGIFGQWLSAAGVKVGSEFRLNSTIIGDQTNPDVAIDENGTAIVAWQSVGQDGAGLGVYYTLLDTVGDDIRGSEHLANVSTAGDQQSPRVSAAAFDSSPGNNQFVIAWQGPGEAVTEASVEIFARRLSPAGAPQGSEFVVNSILTKDQILPDLGMDAAGNVVFVWQSEGQSNSGSDVYTRQMTAAGNLLGSDVLVNTTKTRPQRLPSVAVDAAGNSLVSWQSQHQDGYSWGIYRQAFNAAGGRVGEEVIVNHRVEGPQTAPTVSSNATGDAVVAWLGNSSTHEPSIFAHLFDLPATEVEGEIILTSYAGLEEMPPAAAMNGRRESVVAWTSYAEDGSGQGVFAQLLNDQGLPIGSRFTVNEFTQGNQGAPAVARAADGRFVIAWESEDQDGSGYGIYARRYFANGSPDGAIFKVNTVTAGDQRAPTVAIAPDGHFVIAWESAGANGLDIKAQRYLASGAMDGSEFRVNNEVLLDQFDPSIAMNAAGQFVIAWVSDHPAAVPGTEDTEKSIFAQCFNSNGQPAAGNEVLVHRYVKDGQEAPAVGIDGSGRFVVAWQSINQDGNSWGIFARRFEANKTPIERREFVVNETRMGPQRYVGLGMDEFGRFVVTWQSNTRAELTDGGSGGGGGGGEQEPGSPEGSSWDLFARQYSANGSPEGGELSVNSWQMGPQILPVVAQAPGGDFGIFWLGQGPDHVEGVHGRLYQSLFDFGDAPDPFLNANGRYPTLLSSNGARHLPGSKLFLGSGVDAELNGQPNTSATGDDFDANGDDEDGVILPASLFSGLSTTITVTASLAGKLDAWIDFDRDGIFEATEQIATNLSVIAGQNSLAFTVPSTAIAGTSFARFRVSSAGGLSSLGAAADGEVEDYSVQVVTQGGTQLIDDPANPGKKILLVIGTNSADYIYVYPSGSSIQVIQVRIGGSILGGFPAASISKIEVHGLGGADYIYVYSTITKPTELYGDAGNDYLYGGSGPDLIYGGDGVDRLTGGDGNDQLVGGSGGDYLYGGAGVDSFTESGAGAFVVTSTQLKVGSETNNLNGLEQATLVGDNGKNSFNVTGWSGSGTVDGRGGIDKLIVAGNANFTLSDSQLTRSVGAAFALTSIEDADLTGGTGNNVLDATGFSGQLKLSGGAGNDTLKSGAGPAILLGGTGNDLLQAATGRTLMIGGTGVDRLVGGGNEDLLIDGTTSYDSNAAALLALLNEWNSAGDYATRVANLNGTLTGGLNGTYRLTSTTVKKDTSVDVLTGNAGLDWYFAKLAAPYKDSLTDQTVGEIAN encoded by the coding sequence ATGCTATTGGCCACTGCCGCAGCGGGAGACCAGTTCGTTGTGGCAGAGACCGTAGGCTTTGCGAGCACACCCGCGGCGATCGCGGTGCAGGCTAACGGCTCATTTACCGCTGCGTGGGAGAGTTTCGAAGAGGAGGCAAGTGGCAGCGGGTTCGGAGTATTTGCCCAGCGATTCAATGCGGATGGCACCCCCGTTGCCCCATCCTTTCAGGTCAATACGGTGGACGACCGTGAGCAGTCAGCTCCCGCGATTGCGGTCGATGCCGCGGGAAATCATCTCATCGTCTGGCAGAGCAAGGGCCAGGACGACGTCGACGGCGACACGTTCGGTATTTACGGCCAGTGGTATAACAACGCGGGGCCGTTGGGCTCTGAATTCAAAATCAACACTGCGACTTCTGGCGATCAGAAATCCCCGTCAGTTGCGATCGACGGCTCTGGCAAGGCCATCGTCTCCTGGCAGAGCTTTGGACAGGACGGCAGCGATTGGGGCGTCTATTACACGCGGCTTGACGCCGTCGTCGGCGTTGCCCCCGACACAACGCCCTCCGGCGACGTTCTGGTCAATGATGCCACGGCGGGAATCCAGCAGAACCCTACGGTGGTGGCAGCTGCGAACGGCAACTTCGTGATCGCCTGGGAAGCGATCGAACCGTTGGCAGGCGACGACGCAAGTCTCGATATCTACGCCAAAGCGTACAACGCTGCCGGAGGGGAAATCACTCTGGGCGAGCAACTGGTCAACTCCGACCAACTACGTGATCAGGTCACACCGCAAGCCGCCATCGATGCCGATGGTGACTTCGTCGTGGTGTGGGTTGCCGGTGGTATTCCCGGCAGCGGTTCTGACGTCTTTGGACAACGGTTCAACGAGTTGGGGACCCGAGCGGGTCAGCAATTTCGCGTCAACAACACGACGTCCGCGTCGCAAGTGGGCGGTGTCGTGTCGATGGATTCGGCCGGTAATTTTCTCGTTGGCTGGCAAAGTGTGCATCAGGATGGCTTCAGCGAAGGGATCTTCGGCCGAGAATACGATTTCAATGGCAATACATTGGTTGACGAGTTCCAGGTAAACACAGTGACCGAAGGTCCGCAGAGTGTTCCTTCGATTGGCATGAATGGTACTGGACGGGCGGTGGTTACCTGGCATGGCAAGAATGAAGATCACGAGTCAGCGCTATTTGCTCAGCGATTCCAGGTACCAAATACCGACCTGAATCTGTTTCGAGTCGGCAGTGAGACGGAGTTGGCGTCGTTCGTTGAGCTGGAGGGAAGCCGTGCATCCGCGGCGATGGATCTACTCGGAAACTCGGTCGTCGTGTTCGAGTCCTACGACGAGGATGGCGACGCCCTGGGGGTGTTTGGCCAGTTACTCGACAACTTTGGCGACCCGCTCGGCGGTGCCTTTCTGGTCAACACGGAATTCGCCACAGGAAATCAGGGTGCGCCAGCCGTTGGGCGAGCCCCGAATGGTAACTTCGTCGTAGCTTGGCACAGCAAAGACCAAGACGGCTCCGGCTACGGCATTTTCGCCCAGCGGTACAACGCGGCGGGGGCGCAGGTTGGAAGTGCATTCCAGGTGAACACCCAATCAATCGGGGATCAGGTAACTCCGACGGTGGCAATGGGAGACGATGGCCGGTTTGTGATCGCGTGGCAAGGGGCCGATCAGGACGATGACGGCGTTGGCAGCGACATCGCCGACGGCACGAGTGACATTTTTGCACGACGTTACGACAGCGCTGGTTCTCCAATCGGGCTCGAATTTCAGGTGAACCAGGAGGAGGCGACAGATCAAATCATGCCGGCCGTGACCATGAATGCGGCTGGTAAATTCGCCATCGCCTGGGTCAGTAGTCATCCCGCCGCAACCATTCCCGAGATCGACCCTGAAAAGAGTGTCTTTGTTCAGTGGTACAACGAAAATGGTGTTTCGACTGGCTCGGAAGTTCTCGCCCATGCCTATGTCAAGGACGCCCAAGAGTCACCACAGATCGGCATGGATGCAGCCGGCAACTTTGTTGTCGCCTGGCAGAGCATCAATCAGGATGGTGGCACGTGGGGCGTCTACGCCCGGCAATTCCTGGCGAGCAAGTCACCCGTCCAACCCACCGAGTTCCAGGTCAACCAGATTACCGAAGGACTCCAACGACTGGTGGGATTAGGTGTCGATGCGGCAGGGAACTTCGTCATCGCCTTCGAAAACACGTTGCCTGGAACTGATGATGGCATCAGCACCGATATTTACCGTCGCGAGTACTTCCCCAATGGCACTGCAAACGGTAACGAGAACCTAGTCAACACGTGGAGTGGCGGTCCACAGACGTTGCCCGTGGTGGCTCGTGCCGCAACGGGAAACTACGGCATCTTCTGGATGGGGCAGGGCTTCAGCCACATCGATGGTGTTCATGGCCGGCTCTATGACGTGAACCTGGTGGATGATCCGGGCGAGCCCAGCCGGATTCCAGTTGGGGATCAATTCCTGGTGGGTCAGACCATTGGGTTCGAATTCGGCTCGCCAGCGATTGCAGTCCATGGCGATGGGTCGTTCACGCTCGCCTTTGAGACGTTTGAAGAAGACACCAGCGGTTTCGGCATCTTCACCCAGCGATTTGACGCTACTGGAAATGCCATCCCAGGGTCGCGAGTGCAAGTTAACACGACGGTTGTTGACGATCAGTCGGCACCCGCCATTGCCAGCGACGGCGCTGGCAATGTGCTCATCGTCTGGCAAAGCAAAGACACCAGCGGCAGCGGTATTTTTGGCCAATGGTTGAGTGCGGCAGGCGTAAAAGTTGGGAGCGAATTCCGGCTCAACTCGACCATAATTGGCGACCAGACAAACCCAGATGTTGCCATCGACGAGAACGGCACGGCCATCGTGGCGTGGCAAAGTGTCGGTCAGGATGGCGCCGGTCTCGGTGTGTATTACACATTGCTCGACACGGTCGGTGACGACATCCGCGGTAGCGAACATCTAGCCAACGTCAGCACTGCCGGGGACCAACAATCGCCCCGTGTCAGCGCCGCAGCATTCGATAGCAGTCCAGGAAACAACCAGTTCGTGATCGCCTGGCAGGGGCCGGGCGAGGCGGTGACGGAGGCGAGCGTTGAAATCTTCGCTCGCCGCTTGAGCCCCGCCGGCGCGCCGCAGGGCAGTGAATTCGTCGTCAACTCCATTCTCACTAAAGACCAGATTCTTCCCGACCTGGGCATGGACGCCGCCGGCAATGTGGTTTTTGTCTGGCAGTCGGAGGGGCAAAGTAACAGCGGCTCGGACGTTTACACCCGCCAAATGACGGCCGCGGGAAATTTGCTAGGCTCCGACGTACTCGTCAACACGACGAAGACACGGCCGCAGCGTCTACCATCTGTGGCCGTGGACGCGGCAGGGAACTCCCTCGTGTCATGGCAGAGCCAGCATCAGGACGGCTATAGCTGGGGCATCTACCGCCAAGCGTTTAATGCCGCTGGCGGGCGCGTCGGCGAAGAAGTGATCGTCAATCATCGTGTGGAAGGGCCGCAAACGGCTCCTACTGTTTCCAGTAATGCCACCGGAGACGCGGTCGTTGCCTGGCTCGGAAACAGTTCAACCCACGAGCCATCCATCTTTGCTCACCTTTTCGATCTGCCTGCCACGGAGGTTGAGGGTGAGATCATTCTCACAAGCTACGCGGGCCTCGAAGAAATGCCCCCTGCGGCGGCAATGAATGGTCGACGTGAATCAGTCGTCGCCTGGACAAGCTATGCCGAGGACGGCAGCGGGCAGGGCGTATTTGCTCAGTTGCTCAACGACCAGGGACTGCCCATCGGCAGCCGCTTTACGGTTAACGAGTTCACCCAAGGAAACCAAGGGGCACCGGCGGTGGCGCGGGCCGCCGATGGCCGCTTCGTCATCGCCTGGGAAAGCGAAGACCAGGACGGCAGCGGTTACGGCATTTACGCCCGGCGCTATTTCGCGAACGGATCTCCCGACGGAGCGATCTTCAAGGTCAACACCGTGACTGCCGGTGATCAAAGGGCCCCAACCGTGGCGATTGCACCCGACGGACATTTCGTCATCGCCTGGGAGAGCGCCGGCGCAAACGGTTTGGATATCAAGGCCCAGCGATATTTGGCCAGTGGTGCGATGGACGGCTCGGAATTCCGTGTGAATAACGAAGTCCTTCTGGACCAGTTCGATCCGTCTATTGCGATGAATGCCGCAGGGCAATTCGTGATTGCCTGGGTAAGCGATCACCCAGCCGCGGTGCCGGGAACAGAAGACACGGAAAAGAGCATTTTCGCCCAGTGTTTCAACAGCAACGGGCAGCCAGCGGCCGGCAACGAAGTGCTCGTCCACAGGTACGTGAAGGACGGGCAGGAAGCCCCAGCCGTTGGCATCGACGGTTCAGGACGATTCGTCGTCGCCTGGCAAAGCATCAATCAGGACGGCAATTCCTGGGGCATTTTTGCTCGGCGTTTTGAGGCGAACAAAACGCCAATTGAACGGCGCGAGTTCGTCGTCAACGAAACACGAATGGGACCACAACGCTACGTCGGATTGGGAATGGACGAGTTTGGCCGCTTTGTCGTCACCTGGCAGTCGAATACCCGCGCTGAACTTACGGATGGCGGGAGTGGCGGTGGAGGTGGAGGTGGCGAGCAGGAACCTGGGAGTCCGGAAGGGAGTAGTTGGGATCTGTTTGCCCGCCAATACAGTGCCAACGGGAGCCCTGAAGGGGGAGAACTGTCGGTCAACAGTTGGCAGATGGGGCCGCAGATTCTGCCTGTTGTTGCCCAGGCTCCCGGCGGTGATTTCGGCATCTTCTGGCTCGGACAGGGCCCCGATCACGTGGAAGGAGTTCATGGACGTCTTTACCAAAGTCTGTTTGATTTCGGCGATGCGCCTGACCCGTTCCTGAACGCGAATGGACGATACCCAACTTTGTTGTCCAGCAATGGTGCCCGACACTTGCCAGGTTCGAAGTTGTTCCTGGGAAGCGGAGTTGACGCCGAATTGAACGGGCAGCCGAACACGAGCGCAACGGGGGATGACTTCGATGCGAATGGGGACGATGAAGACGGAGTCATCTTGCCAGCCAGCCTATTCTCTGGGTTGAGCACCACGATCACGGTAACCGCTTCGCTGGCTGGAAAGCTCGATGCTTGGATCGACTTTGACCGAGACGGGATTTTCGAAGCAACCGAACAAATTGCGACGAATCTAAGCGTCATTGCGGGGCAAAATTCACTTGCCTTCACAGTGCCGTCGACCGCAATTGCCGGAACGTCGTTCGCCCGCTTTCGGGTGAGTAGCGCTGGTGGGTTGTCGTCGCTAGGCGCCGCTGCAGATGGCGAAGTTGAGGACTACTCCGTTCAAGTTGTGACGCAAGGCGGCACCCAACTAATCGACGATCCGGCAAATCCCGGCAAGAAGATTCTGTTGGTGATTGGCACAAATAGCGCTGATTATATCTATGTCTACCCAAGTGGCAGCAGCATCCAAGTTATCCAAGTACGTATTGGGGGAAGCATTCTTGGAGGATTTCCTGCGGCTTCGATCAGCAAGATTGAAGTGCACGGATTGGGTGGAGCCGACTACATCTATGTCTACTCGACGATTACGAAGCCGACCGAGTTGTACGGCGACGCCGGGAATGACTACCTTTATGGAGGGAGCGGACCAGACCTGATCTATGGCGGTGACGGTGTCGATCGGCTTACCGGAGGCGACGGAAACGATCAACTCGTTGGTGGCTCGGGAGGAGATTACCTTTACGGCGGTGCTGGCGTGGACAGTTTTACGGAATCGGGCGCTGGCGCGTTCGTCGTAACAAGCACTCAACTGAAGGTGGGTTCAGAAACCAACAATCTAAACGGATTGGAGCAGGCCACACTGGTGGGTGACAATGGTAAGAACTCCTTCAATGTCACCGGCTGGAGCGGATCGGGTACGGTCGACGGAAGGGGCGGAATTGATAAGCTCATTGTCGCCGGCAACGCAAACTTCACGCTTAGCGATTCGCAGTTGACACGTTCGGTGGGAGCCGCCTTCGCTTTGACCAGCATTGAGGATGCCGACCTCACGGGTGGTACAGGTAACAACGTGCTCGATGCAACCGGTTTCAGCGGACAGTTGAAACTCTCCGGTGGCGCAGGCAATGACACGCTGAAGAGTGGTGCCGGCCCTGCGATTCTCCTCGGCGGTACGGGCAATGATCTGCTCCAAGCTGCAACGGGGCGCACATTAATGATCGGCGGAACTGGAGTCGATCGACTGGTGGGCGGCGGAAACGAAGACCTTTTGATCGACGGCACGACCAGTTAT
- a CDS encoding aminoacyl-tRNA deacylase gives MNIKQFLNEKHVPYEILSHQHTEGASHLAHAVHVTGAHVAKTVLLQVNHGFRDVVAVLPANLRVDPEQASKLLGGAEVKFGDEDDLAIHCPDCERGVLPPFGSQYGMRTIVDASLAGGEYIVFDCNTHEEAIRMKWHDFATLENPLVASFAVAEPVST, from the coding sequence ATGAACATCAAACAATTTCTGAACGAGAAACATGTCCCGTATGAGATTCTTTCGCATCAGCATACGGAGGGAGCTTCTCACCTGGCTCATGCAGTGCACGTGACAGGTGCACACGTTGCAAAAACCGTACTGCTGCAGGTCAACCACGGCTTCCGCGACGTGGTGGCCGTGCTCCCTGCTAACCTACGAGTTGACCCCGAGCAAGCGAGCAAGTTACTCGGCGGCGCTGAAGTAAAGTTCGGCGACGAGGATGACCTAGCGATTCATTGTCCAGATTGCGAACGTGGCGTGTTGCCTCCCTTCGGGTCGCAATATGGTATGCGCACGATTGTTGATGCGTCGCTGGCAGGTGGCGAGTACATCGTCTTCGACTGCAATACTCACGAGGAGGCGATTCGCATGAAATGGCACGATTTTGCGACTCTGGAGAATCCGTTGGTAGCTTCATTTGCGGTTGCCGAACCGGTTTCTACTTGA
- a CDS encoding PD-(D/E)XK nuclease family protein: MNIDEVQREESSGKPDAWKLARPVWGWGRGEIPRPTPPSRSRWSAEQVEESTEQLLLYSELAADFAPGKPVRIEFAVLTKTKTVAIEQHSVAVQRAPVDRMKRVVERVWNAINSEHFYPAPSPLACGGCPFRDPCRKWPG; encoded by the coding sequence ATGAACATCGACGAAGTCCAACGTGAAGAATCATCTGGAAAGCCGGATGCTTGGAAACTTGCACGTCCGGTTTGGGGTTGGGGTCGAGGTGAAATTCCGCGGCCTACACCACCAAGCCGTTCGCGCTGGTCGGCGGAGCAAGTCGAGGAATCGACCGAGCAGCTCTTGCTGTACTCAGAGCTGGCCGCGGACTTTGCACCAGGCAAGCCGGTTCGCATTGAGTTCGCAGTGCTAACGAAGACAAAGACCGTCGCCATCGAGCAGCACTCGGTCGCGGTGCAGCGGGCGCCAGTCGATCGCATGAAGCGCGTCGTCGAACGCGTTTGGAATGCGATCAACTCCGAGCACTTTTATCCTGCTCCGTCGCCGCTGGCTTGTGGTGGCTGCCCGTTTCGCGATCCCTGTCGTAAGTGGCCAGGCTAA
- the groL gene encoding chaperonin GroEL (60 kDa chaperone family; promotes refolding of misfolded polypeptides especially under stressful conditions; forms two stacked rings of heptamers to form a barrel-shaped 14mer; ends can be capped by GroES; misfolded proteins enter the barrel where they are refolded when GroES binds), which produces MSSKQLLFRAAAREKILKGATALADAVRVTLGPRSKCVLIEKKWGRPLVCNDGVTIAKEIELKDPEENLGARMLREAAEQTGDAVGDGTSTSTILAHAIYADGLRNVAAGASAIDLKRGLDRGLKVAVEVIRALSRPVASRKEKAQIATISAHNDPTLGELVADAMEKVGGEGVVSVEEAKGTETSLEVVEGMQFDRGFLSPYFITNPEKMEAVLESPVILICEKKISSIKDLLPLLEQLAKTREPLLIIAEEVDGDALATLVVNKLRGILNCIAVKSPGYGDRRKALMGDIATVTGGTFIASELGVDLASLKLTDLGRASRVVINKDNTTIIGGAGSKEAIEGRCQELRRQIEKTTSEYDREKLEERLAKLAGGVAVIRVGAPSEAEMKSHKEALDDAISATKAAIAEGVVPGGGLTLLRAIDALEREEANCDGDERTGLRILKRALEAPTRQIAENSSVDGGVVVAQMRASQGSVGFDAATGNYVDLVEAGIIDPTKVVRLALQNAVSVAGILLLTEATLTEIPETTREGGKAAGYPAE; this is translated from the coding sequence ATGTCATCGAAGCAACTTCTGTTTCGCGCCGCAGCTCGTGAAAAGATCCTCAAAGGCGCCACCGCTCTCGCCGATGCTGTCCGCGTGACGCTTGGCCCACGCTCGAAGTGCGTGCTAATCGAGAAAAAATGGGGGCGGCCGCTCGTCTGCAACGACGGTGTGACCATCGCCAAAGAAATTGAACTCAAGGACCCCGAGGAGAATCTTGGCGCTCGCATGCTGCGCGAGGCGGCTGAACAAACGGGCGATGCGGTGGGCGATGGCACGAGCACGTCAACGATTCTCGCCCATGCCATCTATGCCGACGGTCTTCGTAATGTGGCGGCAGGTGCCAGTGCTATCGATCTCAAACGGGGACTTGATCGAGGGCTGAAAGTCGCTGTCGAAGTCATCCGCGCGCTATCGCGTCCTGTGGCTAGTCGCAAAGAGAAAGCGCAAATCGCGACGATCTCGGCCCACAACGACCCCACATTAGGTGAACTGGTCGCTGATGCCATGGAAAAGGTCGGCGGCGAAGGAGTTGTCTCGGTCGAGGAAGCGAAAGGGACAGAGACATCGCTGGAAGTTGTGGAAGGGATGCAGTTCGACCGCGGCTTCCTGTCGCCGTACTTCATCACGAATCCGGAAAAGATGGAGGCCGTGCTGGAATCTCCCGTCATTCTGATTTGTGAGAAGAAGATTTCCAGCATCAAAGATCTGCTCCCACTCCTGGAACAGCTTGCCAAGACCCGCGAGCCGCTGCTGATTATCGCCGAGGAAGTGGATGGGGACGCACTGGCGACACTGGTTGTCAACAAGCTGCGAGGCATTCTGAATTGCATCGCCGTGAAATCGCCCGGTTACGGCGATCGGCGAAAGGCACTGATGGGTGACATTGCCACGGTGACCGGCGGCACTTTCATCGCCAGTGAACTTGGCGTCGATCTCGCCAGCTTGAAGCTGACGGATCTCGGCCGCGCCAGCCGCGTGGTAATCAACAAGGACAACACAACCATCATTGGCGGAGCTGGAAGCAAGGAGGCAATCGAAGGTCGCTGCCAAGAGCTGCGCCGGCAGATCGAAAAAACGACTTCCGAATACGATCGGGAGAAGCTTGAAGAGCGCCTAGCCAAGTTAGCCGGAGGTGTGGCGGTCATTCGCGTCGGCGCGCCCTCCGAGGCCGAGATGAAAAGCCATAAGGAAGCGCTCGACGATGCAATCAGCGCCACGAAAGCTGCGATCGCCGAGGGGGTCGTGCCTGGTGGCGGTCTGACCTTGCTGCGAGCCATCGATGCGCTGGAACGCGAGGAAGCGAACTGCGATGGTGACGAACGGACTGGCCTGCGAATTCTCAAGCGGGCCCTCGAAGCCCCCACACGCCAGATCGCCGAGAACTCGTCGGTCGACGGCGGAGTGGTTGTCGCTCAGATGCGAGCATCTCAAGGCAGCGTTGGGTTCGATGCCGCTACCGGAAACTATGTTGATCTAGTCGAGGCCGGCATTATCGATCCCACCAAGGTCGTGCGACTCGCCTTGCAAAACGCGGTATCCGTGGCAGGCATCCTGCTGCTGACCGAAGCCACCCTTACGGAAATCCCAGAAACAACCAGGGAAGGCGGCAAGGCCGCTGGCTACCCCGCAGAATAA